CATACAAAACAATCACCCTATAAACAATATTACCATAATACTGAAGTTCTTTGAGGAATTTTTTACTTTGATTAAGGGAGATGGCTTTGAGTTACCGGGACGCAATGAAaaaaatacactcttaaaaataaagtttctgaAGGAGTGTGTTTGCAGTGattaaatagaaatcatttttggatcccaaaagaacctttcagtgaacagtccctaaaagaaccattttgaaGCTAatttgaaaaatctaaataaactttTTCGACTAGAAGGAGTCTTTTTTGCATTTGCAAGGTTTTATTGCAGTAATTGTTCGTATTTGCTTTTGCATCTAATGAGCATTATTGTTTGAGTAACAGCTTGTTCAGATTTTTGTGATATGGCACAGCAGCAGTTGTGTCTGCTGGTCAAAGTGTTAGAGACTATGTTAAATCAGTGTTGTAATatgcatacgtgtgtgtgtgtgtgtatatatatatatatatatatatatatatatatatatatatatatatatatatatatatatattcttcaggCTTGGTAGAGCAAGAGAAAAGGAGGTGGTAGAATGGGGGAATGAGAGAAAGGGCAGGTGATTTTGTTAGAGGGTGCCCAATAGAAGAGCAGAGGGCAGGGCCGGTCAGAGGAGAGACATGGGCGTCCAGAGAATAAATAAAGGCCTGGAGGGTAAACTGGCCAGTGGTGCTGCTTTCAGCTGGGGGTGCTTGACTCGCAATTCACCTGTGTGCATTTTCAGCTATTTGCTAATAccaagtctgtctgtctgtctgtctgccagtaTGCTGGTTCGGGCGATCCTGCAGACCTCACTGGCCCTGTGGATGGTACAGAGCACCATACAAGGAGGTAAGTTAGACCTGTCTTCTGAAGGACTTGTTGAAGAGATTTAAGGGGGAGAATAGAAATGCTTGTTACAATATTGGGACACCCATGGGGCAAAATAATTGTAACTGTAACTAAATGATTTTAATCTAAAATgcaaattatgataaaaaaaaaaaggataaagaaTCTCTGTAGTGTCACTAAGGTTGTGAGGTTAATTCCAGATACAAGGCTGACCCATGTGTTCAAGCCCTCCTTTGTGCACTTATGTTTGGCTGCtgagaaaattacatttttatttaaactgacacTTTAAAGCAGAGCAATATGCAGGTGGAGAGACCAATCATGCAGTTTCTCTATCTTAATGCCGCTTTGAATTTCTAATAATGTGGACAGATTCCAGCAGTTTATTgatcaaatttaaatgtatgcatgaaaatcaaataaaaatcagATAGCTAATAATGAATTAACctgtaattaaaatgaatgaattaaaagtagaagcaaagttaaacatttattacaaaatatgtaagattttatttttttacctccaTGTCATGGCATAAGAGAATCTCACAGGGAACTTGAAGTAAATATTTTAGGTCGGATGACAAAACGTTTGGGAAATCCAGTTGAAATATAATTTGGGTAAATAAATAGAATGCATTAGTTCTCAATTCTTGTTCCTTTGAGAATTGAGATTTCAATAAAATAGAACTTCAGAATAACATATTTACATCTGCTTAGACGTTTACACCTTTTTATTTATAGGCTACATGTCAATACACAAGGTTATATtagaaaacagaaaaattatatgtttgtaaatgttttaaaccATATGTTTGCATATACTTCCAATGCACTATTAGATTAatcagaaatataatttttaggTTTAGAACTGTTAATCCTTTTCCCCATTTAATATTGCAACACTGTAAACGCAACACTGAGGTGAAGTAATCAAGAGTGGTGCTTTTCTTTATCTAGTGCCACACTGGCCACTAGCCACACTGTCTTCTTCAGTCATCTTGAGGCATTATCGCATCATTAAACGTTCAGCCAACAGCCACGAATGTTTGTACGTCAGAATAAAAGGTGTCTAGGAAATGACATAATATAATGCACATAACGATTGCATGTTAAATGTCTGAGGAGTGTGATAAATGGAGAAACAGCTCAGAAAGTGAGACATGGCTCGATGTGTCTGAGTTTGCCTGGATATACACTGACCGCAACTTAAACAGTCGTATTTCATGTCTGAAGATCAAAACCTGGTGCCTGAAGGTGACAGCGGTGGTCAAAATTTGTCGTCCTTCTGTCAGTCCTGAGTTTATCCGTCCGATACACAGACCATTTTGTCCTTACACTTTCTGGGCATCAGTGGAGGCCTGTCCCAAATACGCACACACAGTGGTTAGTTCAATGAAATTCACACATTAATCTCTTACTACGTCAACAGACACAGTATCCCAACAATGGAAGTTTTATAGGTTGGTTTCTAAGAATTCAAACTGGAGCTAATCTCACTAACTGAGAAGTTCCTAAATCTATTTGAGCACCCTCTGCTGGAGGGTTTTTTACGACCTTCAAGAGCCCTGCTCTTAAAAACTTAGGCGTTAGTATAGTAATGTTATCAGTTAATATTATGCTGACCATAATAAGTACTTGCATAGAAGGTTtgtcagaaaacattgtgtttccaTGGTAAATCTCCaaaattatggtatttttatttttgaatgtggTATTCAAAATATGTTATTCTTTCTTTTAGGCTAAAAGCTTTTACACAGTTTTTTATTTCCTTGTTTTATAGGAGTTAGGCCACAGACTGGAGCTCTGGGAAGACTGGCGAGTCGAGGTATTTTGCGCTTTTtcaattctgtatatatatatatatatatatatatatatatatatatatagtgtttctGTGAGATATTACAGAGGGTTAGAGGACAACATAAACATTACCTCACATGATGAGTTTCTTTATCAATCCGGCCTTCTGTCTTTTCTCTGTAGGTCCTGGTGTCGGTGTAAAGTCTGGAGGTAAGTCTGTCTGCCTGAACCTGACGGATGCTGCTGAATCCAATGAACACTTTGCTTATGAGAGTGCAAAGGTTATCTTATCCTTCTGTGATTTCTGTACTGTCAGGTCCAGTGGCTGGTATCCTCGGGGCCCGTGGATATGGGGCAGGCAAGCCAGGAAAAACAGGTGATTTAGATGAAAATATGTACAAACATTAAATAAAGATTTACAATTGACCTTTGATTTAACACATGCCAAAATACACAGAACTGACTTTGAAAAAGAGACCATGTATTTGTGATcacaattctcgctattaacaaatcattaactaTGACATTTGCCTCAGTAAAGTCTAGTTAATTTCAGGCATTGGGGATACAGAATAAGGTCATGCAGAAAGTGCtttttaagtactaataaacagccaatgtgtttataataggcatgctaataagcaactagttaacagtgagaattgtTCCCAATGCTTAAGTGttactgtatttgtttatttattcacaaaatgTGAGTGTTAATCTTTTGGATTCTGTTATACcaatcattaattttttttttttcttttttctcacaaACAGCTGGCCGTTATCTTGGAGGtaaatttattcagctttttattttgtgtacagtgccgttcaaaagtttgcaaTCTGTACGATGTTTGTGAAGGAGGTCTCAAATgctaataaatactttatttgagtgatcaaaaaaaaaacagttattattgtgaaatattataacaattcaaaataacttttctcTCCTGCAGAAtagtttaaaatgtcatttattcctgtgatgcaaagctgtatcttcagcatcattattccagtctgcagtgtcacatgatccttcagaaatcattctaatatgatgatttcatGATCAAGTATTGAAAACACTTTTGCTGTTCAAGATTTTTATGGAATCAGTGATACctttttttgattaatagaaataaaaaaaaatggtaaggaatataaatcttttgttacattataagtATCTTTTTAGTCACTTTTGTTAATTGTACTGTgtatttgttgaataaaagtatatttggtagcactttagaataggtaacacttgttaactattaactatgacatttctctcaattaattcttaatttgctgcttattaatagatagtgaggtagttgttaggtttaggtattgggtaagattaggaatgtagaataagcccttaatatgttcttaattagccctaatacatggctaataatctagtaatacacatgctaataagcaaataataggtgttacctattctaaactGTGACcgtatagttaaaaaaaaaggtatactGGCCCCAAACTATTGCAGAATGCACTCaaacagtgtgtaaatgtgtgCAATAGTCTGTGTTATTACAGTATGTGCATGTGGACTCAGTGTGTGTGTAGTATGTGTCATGAGCATGGTGTCTTTTAGGGATGGCATACAGACCCACTGCGATCAGAGGAGGTCTGAAACAAGGATATGGAACACTCGGAGGTTATGGAGGAGGTACGTCCTTCCTAAAACTATAATGGGCAGATATCAGTTTCTACATCTGATGGATTTATAATGCTTGCATTCATCAACACGATCCTGCTATTTTGGTCTTAGCTGCAAACCTCGGGACTGGCCTTGGGACTGGCCTGGGGACTGGCCTGGGGTCTGCTGGGCTGGGACTCGGCACAGGGTATGGCCTAGGCAATGGGCTGGGAGCAGCTTTAGGTTATCCAGCAGGGAACCTCGGAGGAAGAGGTGAGAGCTGCTCATTTGCTTTCGGTTCAGAAGGACTCTTGCAACACTTACTCACTGTTTGATTTGGACATTTTCTAGGTTACACCAGTAACGGCTATGGAGCACAGCTAGGTGAGTGACCCCAATCAATTAACATTAAATGACACATTCCAGTTTACTGCCATCTCTTTCCGACCTGAAGGTTGTGTAACAGATTGGATCCGATCTAACCAATCAGAATGTGACCTTGTGCTGTGATTAAAATCTTTCACACGTAGTGATATGTGCTGTCCGTTTGCCATGATTAGGTGTCATGTTTCTGATGAAGATGTGTGTGGGAGTGGGAGTGTATGTTTCTACCATGAGAGGCTTCCACTAAACAGGCATTTACTTCTTCTTTCTGTAACCTTAACATCTCTCTTGTTTTTTTGCCAGGCTATGGGGCAGGAGGATACCCCGCCGCTGGACGTGGTATGTAACCTCTCCTTGTCAAAGCATtaggaaaatgtgtgtgtttaactaAACTCAGGGGTCTGAACAGGTTTTGTTGTTTAATCTGGTCGCTACAGCAGCCTCAACTGACTAATTTTATCCACTTTATTCCAGGAAACAGTTGGACCCCTTTTCCTccataatattttctttatttcagatTTCTGCAGTATTGGGTGTTTTACTGGTAAAGTGAAAATTTGATAGGCGCTGCAGGAGGGCATGCACCTTGCCTACAGTTAATTGTTTGCAGAATCATTTCTAGACTTTTATCCTTGTTTTATTATGTACGTGCATACATAAACGTTCAAAAGCCACTTCAGTGTGACAGTGACACTAGTCACACGGTTTATTATTGTTGATGAGCCAGTGAGTTTTCAGAGAATATGCAGATGTCTTGTGCTATCAGTTTCATGTTGGTGGATGTGGATGGTTGTCTGTTTGGACATCATATAGGTGCTTTCATGTTGGAAATACTGGATGATTTATGCAAGTGTCATATCTTTGTTTGTTTAATTGCAGTAATCATTTGCAGTAATCTAATGTGCATTATTGTTTGAGTAACAGCTTGTTCAGATTTTTGTGATATGGAACAGCAGCAGTTGTGTCTGCTGGTCAAAGTGTTAGAGCCTATCTTAAATCGGTGTTGTAATATGAATGCTCTTACAAAACATGTCATAAAACGAAAGGCTTGTCTAGATTTGGTGTATCAAAGCTGTGAAACTGACATTAATAATTTTGTGGTCTTCAGGATATGGTGTACCAGCTGGCACACCCACAGGGCAAGGCTCAAAACCATCAAAACTGGGTAAAGCCTCCAATCTCTGACTCTTTCTTGCATTTCCTTTAGGGATAGGCTAATTCCCATTCACACGTCATCAAAATTCATAGatattcattcatgtttttttccttttgtaaCTGTAGAAATGggacatacaaaaaaaaacacaacaaataaaaaatatttttaataaataaatatctagaCATTCTTAAATCAACATATATTTACCTGAGAAACAAATTACCATAGAATCAGTAAagttttctgaataaataaataaataaaaatatatgtaaaaatgtgatgacaatgctttaaaaaataaaaaatatatatttctgcaaATAGGGTAAGacaattttttttgctttaaattaagtttctttttcttattggcagtttttattgttgtttaaagCATAAAGTCACTTAATATTGATACATTTGTTAAAAACAGtgctttgcttctcaagtaaatgtatataatgatttAGGAatgttttatgtgtatttaaaaagtcaaaaatattaaggaatattttttttttacttaaaaaatttgtatgtatgtgtataggTGTATTAATCTATGCattagtattatatataatataatatatatatatatatatatatatatatatatatatatatatatatatatatatatatatatataatattatattataaaatttgaCATCGATTTGTTCTGTCAGCCCCTTTTGCTTGTTAAGCGTAATATAGGCTATTTGAGCTTGTTGGATTTTTGTTGatgtttgagtcagtttgggctTCTTTGCTGAAGGTTTAGAAAGGTttaggaagttttagagcacaaAATCAGTTTCAGGTCTGAGGTTCAATTCAGTTGTCCAGCCAGCAGGGGGCAATTATTTTTTTCTCGTGCAAAAAGATTAGAGGAAAAGTTGAGGAACATGTAGATGTTTGAATCAGTCTAAATCATATTTTTCATTCATGCATTAGTTGCTCATAAACAAAAGCAGTATAGGTCCTTAAGTCCTGACTGTTCCACCCACTGAATAAAACTGTGTTCAGATTAGGATCATCTAGTACTTTTTGAAAGGGTACTGTCCCAGTTACAGCTTTGTAGCTTTTTCCCCAGATAATGTAGGAAGCAGGATTGTGCAGTTCCATTGAGTAGCCACTTTTCTTGGTCATGTGTTGGTTTTGCACCTGCTTCAGATGTTGTGTGCCTGCTTCTGTGAGCATCTATTGTGCAATTCTGTCATTTTGCTGTGACACAATAGAGGTAGCTTGTTGTGCATTAGATATTTGCTGTGAACCTTATCTCTCACACCATGAGTCACTATCCTGTGCACCTTTGCATATGTTTGAGAAGTTAGAATGCATGCTGACTCAGTACTCCACCAGGGTCAAGTTCAAGTTAACACCCTAATAAGTCAAGTTAACACCCTAATAAGTGTCATTCACAAATATCTTTCTCACCCTTGAAGTCTTTGGCTCTAGCTGATGTGTCTGTATTCACAGGTGTTGGGCCTAGAGCTGGCCAGCCCGTGTCACAGAGAGAGAGGGGCGATGGTAAACCTCAGCACCTCCACGTCTGGCTTTCATGCTTTTTAAA
The nucleotide sequence above comes from Carassius gibelio isolate Cgi1373 ecotype wild population from Czech Republic chromosome B3, carGib1.2-hapl.c, whole genome shotgun sequence. Encoded proteins:
- the LOC127953671 gene encoding uncharacterized protein LOC127953671 gives rise to the protein MLVRAILQTSLALWMVQSTIQGGVRPQTGALGRLASRGPGVGVKSGGPVAGILGARGYGAGKPGKTAGRYLGGMAYRPTAIRGGLKQGYGTLGGYGGAANLGTGLGTGLGTGLGSAGLGLGTGYGLGNGLGAALGYPAGNLGGRGYTSNGYGAQLGYGAGGYPAAGRGYGVPAGTPTGQGSKPSKLGVGPRAGQPVSQRERGDGYSRGGVPNGHGDIANGFPSGPGVTNGMRAQIKGYGPAADMNNGRGIINNGPVLPNGQGTEPSNMGKRLPIKISPVYG